Proteins encoded within one genomic window of Polypterus senegalus isolate Bchr_013 chromosome 6, ASM1683550v1, whole genome shotgun sequence:
- the hnrnpa3 gene encoding heterogeneous nuclear ribonucleoprotein A3 isoform X2 — MEGHDIKEPEQLRKLFIGGLSFETTDESLRAHFEQWGKLTDCVVMRDPQTKRSRGFGFVTYSCVQEVDAAMTARPHKVDGRVVEPKRAVSREDSSKPGAHLTVKKIFVGGIKEDTEEYHLREYFEKYGKIESIEVMEERQSGKKRGFGFVTFDDHDTVDKIVAQKYHTINSHNCEVRKALSKQEMQAASSQRSRGGGSGNFMGRGGNFGSGGSSNFGRGGNFSGRGGYGGGRGGYGGDGGGYNGFGGDGGNYGGGPGYGGGRGGYSGGGGGGGGGGPGYGNQGGGFGGYDNYEGGNFGGNFGGGGGNYNDFGNYGGQQSNYGPMKGSNFGGRSSGGYGSSSGSGGGGGYGTRRY, encoded by the exons ATGGAG GGTCATGATATCAAAGAGCCAGAACAGCTAAGAAAGCTCTTCATTGGTGGCCTGAGTTTTGAAACAACAGATGAGAGTTTGAGGGCACACTTTGAACAATGGGGGAAGTTGACAGACTGTGTg GTGATGAGAGACCCACAGACCAAACGCTCCAGGGGCTTTGGCTTTGTGACCTATTCCTGTGTGCAAGAAGTGGATGCTGCGATGACTGCTCGTCCCCATAAAGTTGATGGTCGGGTTGTTGAACCCAAAAGAGCTGTATCTCGAGAG GATTCATCAAAGCCTGGTGCTCATTTAACAGTAAAAAAGATATTTGTGGGTGGAATCAAAGAAGACACTGAAGAATATCACTTGCGCGAATACTTTGAAAAATATGGAAAGATAGAAAGCATTGAGGTGATGGAAGAGCGCCAGTCTGGGAAGAAGAGAGGTTTTGGATTTGTCACATTTGATGATCATGACACTGTTGACAAAATAGTTG cCCAAAAGTATCATACTATAAACTCTCATAACTGTGAAGTCCGGAAAGCCCTTTCAAAGCAAGAAATGCAGGCGGCCTCAAGTCAGAGAA GTCGTGGTGGTGGTTCTGGTAACTTCATGGGTCGAGGAGGAAACTTTGGAAGTGGTGGGAGCAGTAATTTTGGCCGGGGTGGAAACTTTTCAGGCAGGG GTGGTTATGGTGGAGGAAGAGGTGGCTATGGAGGAGATGGTGGTGGATACAATGGATTTGGCGGGGATG GTGGAAATTATGGTGGCGGCCCAGGTTATGGTGGTGGCCGTGGAGGCtatagtggtggtggtggtggaggcgGAGGCGGCGGCCCCGGTTATGGCAACCAAGGTGGCGGATTTGGAGGATATGACAACTATGAGGGGGGCAACTTTGGAG GCAATTTTGGTGGTGGAGGAGGGAACTACAATGACTTTGGCAATTATGGGGGCCAGCAGTCCAATTACGGACCTATGAAAGGAAGCAACTTTGGTGGTAGAAGTTCAG GTGGCTATGGATCTAGCAGTGGAAGCGGTGGTGGAGGTGGATATGGCACACGAAGATACTAA
- the hnrnpa3 gene encoding heterogeneous nuclear ribonucleoprotein A3 isoform X3, with amino-acid sequence MMEDEALYDEMEGHDIKEPEQLRKLFIGGLSFETTDESLRAHFEQWGKLTDCVVMRDPQTKRSRGFGFVTYSCVQEVDAAMTARPHKVDGRVVEPKRAVSREDSSKPGAHLTVKKIFVGGIKEDTEEYHLREYFEKYGKIESIEVMEERQSGKKRGFGFVTFDDHDTVDKIVAQKYHTINSHNCEVRKALSKQEMQAASSQRSRGGGSGNFMGRGGNFGSGGSSNFGRGGNFSGRGGYGGGRGGYGGDGGGYNGFGGDGGNYGGGPGYGGGRGGYSGGGGGGGGGGPGYGNQGGGFGGYDNYEGGNFGGNFGGGGGNYNDFGNYGGQQSNYGPMKGSNFGGRSSGGPYGGGYGSSSGSGGGGGYGTRRY; translated from the exons ATGATGGAAGACGAGGCGCTTTATGATGAAATGGAG GGTCATGATATCAAAGAGCCAGAACAGCTAAGAAAGCTCTTCATTGGTGGCCTGAGTTTTGAAACAACAGATGAGAGTTTGAGGGCACACTTTGAACAATGGGGGAAGTTGACAGACTGTGTg GTGATGAGAGACCCACAGACCAAACGCTCCAGGGGCTTTGGCTTTGTGACCTATTCCTGTGTGCAAGAAGTGGATGCTGCGATGACTGCTCGTCCCCATAAAGTTGATGGTCGGGTTGTTGAACCCAAAAGAGCTGTATCTCGAGAG GATTCATCAAAGCCTGGTGCTCATTTAACAGTAAAAAAGATATTTGTGGGTGGAATCAAAGAAGACACTGAAGAATATCACTTGCGCGAATACTTTGAAAAATATGGAAAGATAGAAAGCATTGAGGTGATGGAAGAGCGCCAGTCTGGGAAGAAGAGAGGTTTTGGATTTGTCACATTTGATGATCATGACACTGTTGACAAAATAGTTG cCCAAAAGTATCATACTATAAACTCTCATAACTGTGAAGTCCGGAAAGCCCTTTCAAAGCAAGAAATGCAGGCGGCCTCAAGTCAGAGAA GTCGTGGTGGTGGTTCTGGTAACTTCATGGGTCGAGGAGGAAACTTTGGAAGTGGTGGGAGCAGTAATTTTGGCCGGGGTGGAAACTTTTCAGGCAGGG GTGGTTATGGTGGAGGAAGAGGTGGCTATGGAGGAGATGGTGGTGGATACAATGGATTTGGCGGGGATG GTGGAAATTATGGTGGCGGCCCAGGTTATGGTGGTGGCCGTGGAGGCtatagtggtggtggtggtggaggcgGAGGCGGCGGCCCCGGTTATGGCAACCAAGGTGGCGGATTTGGAGGATATGACAACTATGAGGGGGGCAACTTTGGAG GCAATTTTGGTGGTGGAGGAGGGAACTACAATGACTTTGGCAATTATGGGGGCCAGCAGTCCAATTACGGACCTATGAAAGGAAGCAACTTTGGTGGTAGAAGTTCAGGTGGGCCCTATGGTG GTGGCTATGGATCTAGCAGTGGAAGCGGTGGTGGAGGTGGATATGGCACACGAAGATACTAA
- the hnrnpa3 gene encoding heterogeneous nuclear ribonucleoprotein A3 isoform X1 — protein sequence MEGHDIKEPEQLRKLFIGGLSFETTDESLRAHFEQWGKLTDCVVMRDPQTKRSRGFGFVTYSCVQEVDAAMTARPHKVDGRVVEPKRAVSREDSSKPGAHLTVKKIFVGGIKEDTEEYHLREYFEKYGKIESIEVMEERQSGKKRGFGFVTFDDHDTVDKIVAQKYHTINSHNCEVRKALSKQEMQAASSQRSRGGGSGNFMGRGGNFGSGGSSNFGRGGNFSGRGGYGGGRGGYGGDGGGYNGFGGDGGNYGGGPGYGGGRGGYSGGGGGGGGGGPGYGNQGGGFGGYDNYEGGNFGGNFGGGGGNYNDFGNYGGQQSNYGPMKGSNFGGRSSGGPYGGGYGSSSGSGGGGGYGTRRY from the exons ATGGAG GGTCATGATATCAAAGAGCCAGAACAGCTAAGAAAGCTCTTCATTGGTGGCCTGAGTTTTGAAACAACAGATGAGAGTTTGAGGGCACACTTTGAACAATGGGGGAAGTTGACAGACTGTGTg GTGATGAGAGACCCACAGACCAAACGCTCCAGGGGCTTTGGCTTTGTGACCTATTCCTGTGTGCAAGAAGTGGATGCTGCGATGACTGCTCGTCCCCATAAAGTTGATGGTCGGGTTGTTGAACCCAAAAGAGCTGTATCTCGAGAG GATTCATCAAAGCCTGGTGCTCATTTAACAGTAAAAAAGATATTTGTGGGTGGAATCAAAGAAGACACTGAAGAATATCACTTGCGCGAATACTTTGAAAAATATGGAAAGATAGAAAGCATTGAGGTGATGGAAGAGCGCCAGTCTGGGAAGAAGAGAGGTTTTGGATTTGTCACATTTGATGATCATGACACTGTTGACAAAATAGTTG cCCAAAAGTATCATACTATAAACTCTCATAACTGTGAAGTCCGGAAAGCCCTTTCAAAGCAAGAAATGCAGGCGGCCTCAAGTCAGAGAA GTCGTGGTGGTGGTTCTGGTAACTTCATGGGTCGAGGAGGAAACTTTGGAAGTGGTGGGAGCAGTAATTTTGGCCGGGGTGGAAACTTTTCAGGCAGGG GTGGTTATGGTGGAGGAAGAGGTGGCTATGGAGGAGATGGTGGTGGATACAATGGATTTGGCGGGGATG GTGGAAATTATGGTGGCGGCCCAGGTTATGGTGGTGGCCGTGGAGGCtatagtggtggtggtggtggaggcgGAGGCGGCGGCCCCGGTTATGGCAACCAAGGTGGCGGATTTGGAGGATATGACAACTATGAGGGGGGCAACTTTGGAG GCAATTTTGGTGGTGGAGGAGGGAACTACAATGACTTTGGCAATTATGGGGGCCAGCAGTCCAATTACGGACCTATGAAAGGAAGCAACTTTGGTGGTAGAAGTTCAGGTGGGCCCTATGGTG GTGGCTATGGATCTAGCAGTGGAAGCGGTGGTGGAGGTGGATATGGCACACGAAGATACTAA